AATTAAAACTAAAAAGTGACGATGTATCACCTTGTTTGATAACATCGCCACCGTCAACCTGTTTAAGGTTGGTTGAGTTATATCCCATATAACCCCCTTTTAATAAAATTTACAATATGGATTGACATTGTAATCGCCATCAGCGTCTCCAACAGCCATATAATTTCTCATGCCAGATGCACCGACATAAGACACCCAAATATACCCATCGCCAACATAGACAGAATCATAAGTTCCTGTCATGCCGTATTGGTAACAAGCTACAATCTCGCCATTTAAGCTTGGTTCACGGCGAACGTTTAGCGCTGGGACCATAACCTCAAATGTTCCGACCTCGTCTTTTAATTTCCGGAATCCTGATGGCGCTTGTGATTGTGATTGCTTTTCAGATGAGGTATCGCTATAAGGCGGTCTAATCCAACCCACGATATACCCGTCGCCGTCTGAAAAGGCACGAGTGACATAGCGAGCTGGTCCGCCAACTTGAAACTGATCGTTAATGCCGTCACCGTTATTGTCTGAGTAGCCATCAACATTTTGCTCAATCGTCTGGATAGTGTACCCGTCGCTATCAGCAATGATAATTCCTGTATGCCCATAAGGATGTCCGTAAGTAAACATCACAAACAAATCACCAGCTTTGGGATTTATTCCAGGGGCGTCATAGATAACCTCTAACCCTTGCGCCTTCGCGCTATCTAGTAAGTCAATCGCATTTCCCCAAAGCGTCACTCCAAAAAAGTTAGTAGTTGTCCCATTAGTCACATCAGCACATTGCCAGCCCCACGCAAGGTCGGCATCATAACCTTGACCTGTATCAGCTAATCCACGCCAATAGCTAATTACTTCGCTAACTGTTGCCATATTATTGACCTTTCCAACTGTCGTTCATGCGTTTAACAGCCGCTTCAATAAAGACTTCCATTTGTTTGTCTGACAAATAGACATTGTGTTTAGACAGTTCGTCACGAACCGCAATTTTAGCTTCTGTCAGTTTTTCAATGCCTTTGATGTCTTTGTCATAAGCAATCTGCTCAACTGCTTCCACGGCATTGCGAGCCACAATTTCGGCGATTTTGACCGCTTTTTCTCCGCCCTTTTTAAGCAAATAATCTTTGACTAACTTGACTACAATACCTGCAAAGATTGTCAAAATTGATAGTGCTGAGCCAGTGATAACTTGTATTAATTCTTCCATTATTTCTTTTCCTCTTTCACTTTCCAGAGCGTTTTTAGCTGCTCGTCATGACTAATAAGTCTATCTTCTACGATTCCGATTCTGATTTCGTGTTGATCTTGGACTTTTTGTAGTCTGTCACGATGGTTTTTGGATTCTGTCCATTTAAAATTGTTGTCTTTTAAGTCGTCAGATATTTTGACGATAGCACTTTCCAAGGCTTCCAT
The genomic region above belongs to Streptococcus pyogenes and contains:
- a CDS encoding CHAP domain-containing protein, whose product is MATVSEVISYWRGLADTGQGYDADLAWGWQCADVTNGTTTNFFGVTLWGNAIDLLDSAKAQGLEVIYDAPGINPKAGDLFVMFTYGHPYGHTGIIIADSDGYTIQTIEQNVDGYSDNNGDGINDQFQVGGPARYVTRAFSDGDGYIVGWIRPPYSDTSSEKQSQSQAPSGFRKLKDEVGTFEVMVPALNVRREPSLNGEIVACYQYGMTGTYDSVYVGDGYIWVSYVGASGMRNYMAVGDADGDYNVNPYCKFY
- a CDS encoding phage holin, yielding MEELIQVITGSALSILTIFAGIVVKLVKDYLLKKGGEKAVKIAEIVARNAVEAVEQIAYDKDIKGIEKLTEAKIAVRDELSKHNVYLSDKQMEVFIEAAVKRMNDSWKGQ